TCTTTGTAAAATTGAAAGCGTGATGTTTTTGGAGAAACTGCACGGACTGCGGTAAAATAAGTTATTGCATAAAAGTAAGGAGTTGAACGAATGGTACGAAAATTGTACGGTCTATTGGCAAATCCAGTTGCTCATTCCAAATCACCGGTGATGCAACAAGCGGCATTTGCGGCATTGTCATACGACGCAGTATATGTGCCATTTGATGTTCAACCCGAAATGTTTGCAACGGCGGTAGCGGGGTTGCGAGCGATAAATGTCGCGGGCTTCAATGTCTCGATGCCGTATAAACAACGGATCATGGCCTATTTAGATGAGGTGGATGAGGACGCGCAAACACTACAATCAGTTAATACGGTGGTGCACCAAAATGGCAAATGGCTGGGTTATTCCACCGATGGTTTGGGCTTTTGGCGTAGTTTACCTGCTGGTAAATATTCACGAGTGGTTATTTTAGGCGCTGGCGGGGCAGCCCGGGCCATTATCGCGACTGGTTTACAACAAGCAGGCGTTAGTGAGATCACCGTATTTAATCGAGTTTCAATGAATTTTACAGAGCACGCGACTGATTTACGACACTTGGCTGACATTGAACTGCAAGACCTCGCGGATGAGTCTAATTTAGCGAAAGCCCTGCAGCAAGCAGATTTACTAGTTAATACAACGAGTGTTGGGATGCGGGATGCGACTAGTCCACTCACACGCGAACAAATGGCCCTGTTGTCTGATCAGGCCACGGTGGTCGATATTATTTACCGTGATGCACCCACTACATTTTTAGAACTTGCTGGCCAGCGCCCAAAGCAAAATGGGTTGCCAATGCTTATCGCACAAGGTGCGGCTAGTTTTGAAATTTGGACTGGGATGCAACCAAATATTGCAGTGATGCAACGTGCCGTCAAGAAGGGATAACACATGATTTACATATTAAAAGATGAACTAGCCGCCCAAAAATTGGTGGCCACGCTGGCTGACCGCGTCAAGACAGTGGCACAAGTGAAGAATCGGGTTGCCATTGTGGAAAAAGAAGACGTTTTGACGGCTGACGAGCGCATTGACGTGATTGATACCGTGGTGGGTCACCATGGTGCCATTCGGGTGTCTCGTGAATTGCACCCAGAAAATACGGTTATTACCACTGCGCATAGTCATATCGGCGAAGGGTTGACGATTATGGCTGGACCAGATGCCATTGAATCGGAGGCTCATTTACGTGAAATCGGCACGGCCGTCCGCGACTTGGGCGCCACGATTTTGCGCGGTGGTTCATATAAGCCCCGGACATCACCCTACTCTTTCCAAGGGGTTGGCGAAGCTGGGCTGGCAATTCATCGCAAGGTTGCTGACGAACTCAACATGGATATGATGACTGAAGTTTTGGATACACGTGACGTTGCACTTGTCGGCCAATATACCGATATTTTCCAGGTAGGTGCCCGTAATATGCAAAATTTTGCACTTTTGAAGGCGTTAGGTCAGCAAGCCAAGCCCGTACTGTTGAAACGGGGGATGAGCGCCACATTGGATGAGTACCTATTTGCCGCAGAATATATCGCGGCCTTTGGTAATCCCAATATTATCCTGATGGAACGGGGTATCCGTGGATTTGACGCGAAATACACGCGGAATGTTTTCGATGTTGCGGCAGTACCGGTTTTGCAAAGCATGACGCATTTGCCAGTCTTGGTGGATTCATCGCATGCGGCGGGGAAGGCAAAGTTTGTTGAACCATTGGCATTAGCTGGTATTGCAGCTGGTGCGCAAGGTTATATGGTTGAATTGCATAATGAGCCAGCTAAGGCACTCGTGGATGGTGACCAAGCCCTCACGACAGTCCAATTTGCACAGTTAGTGCAACAAGCACAGGCGATTTACGATATCGTTGCGAGGTAACGATATGATTGATATTGAGGTGAAATTACCAGAAAAGACCTATCATATTCATCTGGCTAAGGGGTTGCGAGCACAGCTTGGTACTAGCATCAGTCGTGTTTGGCACCCACGCCAGATTGCCTTGATTTCAGATGACCATGTTGCGCCATTGTATATGGCTGAGCTACATGCACAACTGCTCGCGGCTGGGTTTACGGTGCTGGATATCGTCGTGCCTGCTGGTGAGACGTCTAAGTCGTTAACCACGCTGGAGCAGATTATTACGCGGCTAGCGGCGGCAGGTATGACGCGCCAGGATGGTGTCATTGCCTTAGGTGGTGGGGTCGTTGGGGATCTGGCTGGGTTAGTGGCTAGTTTATATATGAGAGGGATCGCATTGATCCAAATTCCAACCTCCTTGACGGCCCAAGTGGATGCCAGTGTTGGCGGCAAGACGGCCGTTAACCTGCAAACGGTTAAAAATATCATCGGTACGTTTAAACAACCCGACTTGGTCTTGATTGATCCTGATTTTCTAACAACCTTATCACAGCGTGATCTAGTTGAAGGTTATGCAGAAGTCATCAAAACAAGTATTTTAGCAGACACAACCTTCTTTGCGTTAACTGGCAAAATCACCAGCCCCGCTGATATTTTAGGACACGCTGAGGAGCTGATTGAGCGTTCAATACGCTACAAGGCGACAGTGGTCATGCAGGATGAACATGAAGGTGGGTTGCGCAAGGTGCTTAACTTTGGGCATACAATTGGCCATGCCGTTGAACTTGAGGCGCACGGGGCACTACGCCACGGTGAGGCCGTGGCTATCGGCATGGTGACAATTTCGCGCGTGTTTGTCCGGCATCAACAAATGCCGGTTGCATTATTTGAGGCATTGTTAAAGCGGATTGAACAAATTGGCTTACCAACTAGCACCGATTTGGTGGCTGCGCCTGACTTTATGGCACATTTGCAAAATGATAAAAAGAACCAGCAGGGTACGTTAAATTTGATTGGTGTGGCCGCAGTGGGCCAGCCATTTATTTATCCGGTGCCATTTGTAAAACTAACAGATTTTTTGGGAGACATATAATGCGATATACAACGGCTGGCGAAAGTCATGGGCCAGAAGAAATTGCGATTATCGAAGGCATACCCGCAGGCCTGCATATTACTGAGGAAGATATTAATGTTCAGTTAGCTCGACGTCAACATGCATATGGTCGTGGCGGTCGGCAATTAATTGAAACGGACACAGTCACTTTTCTAAGTGGGGTACGTCATGAGGTGACATTGGGCTCACCAATCACATTGAACGTGCATAATGATGATCATAATCATTGGGCAGCAATTATGGCGCCGAATACACCGGCAACTCACGAGAATTCTGCCCGTAAAGTTATGCGACCACGGCCAGGCCATGCTGACTTAGTTGGTGGGATGAAATATCGGCACCAAGCGGACTTACGCAATGTTTTGGAGCGTTCAAGTGCGCGGGAAACGGTGATGCGAGTGGCAGTTGGTGCAGTTGCGAAGAAATTATTAGCCGAAATTGGGGTTGATGTGCATGGGTTTGTGCTAAACGTCGGCCCTGCTAAAGGGGATGCCAGTCAAATTGCACAATATAAGTCATTGGCAGAGTTGCGCGCCGTGACGGAAAGCTTTCCGACGCGGGCCCTTGATGCCGAAACGGATGCCAAAATTCGTGAAGTGATCGATCAAACTAAGCTTAATCGTGATACCGTTGGCGGGACCGTTGAAGTCATCGCTGT
This is a stretch of genomic DNA from Weissella soli. It encodes these proteins:
- the aroF gene encoding 3-deoxy-7-phosphoheptulonate synthase is translated as MIYILKDELAAQKLVATLADRVKTVAQVKNRVAIVEKEDVLTADERIDVIDTVVGHHGAIRVSRELHPENTVITTAHSHIGEGLTIMAGPDAIESEAHLREIGTAVRDLGATILRGGSYKPRTSPYSFQGVGEAGLAIHRKVADELNMDMMTEVLDTRDVALVGQYTDIFQVGARNMQNFALLKALGQQAKPVLLKRGMSATLDEYLFAAEYIAAFGNPNIILMERGIRGFDAKYTRNVFDVAAVPVLQSMTHLPVLVDSSHAAGKAKFVEPLALAGIAAGAQGYMVELHNEPAKALVDGDQALTTVQFAQLVQQAQAIYDIVAR
- the aroC gene encoding chorismate synthase, whose product is MRYTTAGESHGPEEIAIIEGIPAGLHITEEDINVQLARRQHAYGRGGRQLIETDTVTFLSGVRHEVTLGSPITLNVHNDDHNHWAAIMAPNTPATHENSARKVMRPRPGHADLVGGMKYRHQADLRNVLERSSARETVMRVAVGAVAKKLLAEIGVDVHGFVLNVGPAKGDASQIAQYKSLAELRAVTESFPTRALDAETDAKIREVIDQTKLNRDTVGGTVEVIAVGVPVGLGSYVSADEKLDAKIARAIVGINAFKGVEFGGGFENKDKFGSEIIDEIFWDEARGFYRGSDNMGGFEGGMTTGEAVIVKGVVKPIPTLYQPMQSVDIDTHENHRASTERSDTTAVTAAAVIAEAMVAIELAKAVLDKFDADSLDRMKEQVAAYRDEILRF
- the aroE gene encoding shikimate dehydrogenase, with amino-acid sequence MVRKLYGLLANPVAHSKSPVMQQAAFAALSYDAVYVPFDVQPEMFATAVAGLRAINVAGFNVSMPYKQRIMAYLDEVDEDAQTLQSVNTVVHQNGKWLGYSTDGLGFWRSLPAGKYSRVVILGAGGAARAIIATGLQQAGVSEITVFNRVSMNFTEHATDLRHLADIELQDLADESNLAKALQQADLLVNTTSVGMRDATSPLTREQMALLSDQATVVDIIYRDAPTTFLELAGQRPKQNGLPMLIAQGAASFEIWTGMQPNIAVMQRAVKKG
- the aroB gene encoding 3-dehydroquinate synthase, giving the protein MIDIEVKLPEKTYHIHLAKGLRAQLGTSISRVWHPRQIALISDDHVAPLYMAELHAQLLAAGFTVLDIVVPAGETSKSLTTLEQIITRLAAAGMTRQDGVIALGGGVVGDLAGLVASLYMRGIALIQIPTSLTAQVDASVGGKTAVNLQTVKNIIGTFKQPDLVLIDPDFLTTLSQRDLVEGYAEVIKTSILADTTFFALTGKITSPADILGHAEELIERSIRYKATVVMQDEHEGGLRKVLNFGHTIGHAVELEAHGALRHGEAVAIGMVTISRVFVRHQQMPVALFEALLKRIEQIGLPTSTDLVAAPDFMAHLQNDKKNQQGTLNLIGVAAVGQPFIYPVPFVKLTDFLGDI